In a genomic window of Erigeron canadensis isolate Cc75 chromosome 5, C_canadensis_v1, whole genome shotgun sequence:
- the LOC122599725 gene encoding oxysterol-binding protein-related protein 3A-like has translation MAQNQGGGGGGFFSSIASSFSSFKNQVNGLLGYEGLEVINPDGGTEDAEVEAQRGRWKQEERDSYWRSMQKYVGADITSMVTLPVLIFEPMTMLQKMAELMEYSHLLEKADECEDPYMRLVYTASWFISVYYALQRTWKPFNPILGETYEMVNHCGITFIAEQVSHHPPMSAAHAENEHFVYDITSKVKTKFLGNSVDVYPLGRTRLKLKKDGVVLDLVPPPTKVNNLIFGRTWIDSPGEMVLTNLTTGDKVVLYFQPCGWFGAGRYEVDGYVYNSAEEPKILMTGKWNESMSYQPCDLEGEPLPNTELKEVWRVAAAPADDKFQYTHFAHKVNSFTTAPKKLLPSDSRLRPDRYALEMGDLSKAGSEKSILEEKQRAEKRIRETKGQEFVPKWFNMTDQIAPTPWGELEIYEYNGKYSEHRAAADNSSTVEEVNIATTEFNPWQFGNVAETSSKD, from the exons ATGGCCCAAAATcaaggtggtggtggaggtggatTTTTTTCGTCGATCGCTTCAAGTTTTTCCAGTTTTAAGAATCAAGTTAATGG aTTGCTTGGCTACGAGGGGCTTGAGGTCATTAATCCTGACGGAGGAACTGAAGATGCTGAGGTTGAAGCACAACGAGGCAGATGGAAGCAAGAG GAGCGTGACAGTTACTGGAGGTCGATGCAAAAGTATGTGGGTGCTGATATCACGTCAATGGTTACTCTACCAGTTCTCATTTTTGAGCCAATGACAATGTTGCAGAAAATGGCAGAG TTGATGGAATATTCTCACCTTTTAGAGAAGGCAGATGAATGTGAGGATCCATATATGCGATTAGTATATACAG CTTCCTGGTTTATATCAGTGTATTACGCTTTGCAACGAACGTGGAAGCCGTTTAATCCAATTCTTGGCGAAAcctatgaaatggttaatcattGTGGCATTACATTTATTGCAGAACAG GTTAGTCACCACCCTCCCATGAGTGCTGCACATGCTGAAAATGAGCATTTCGTGTATGATATAACTTCAAAGGTGAAGACCAAGTTTCTTGGTAATTCAGTTGATGTGTATCCCCTTGGAAG AACTCGTTTGAAGCTAAAAAAAGATGGTGTAGTTCTAGATCTAGTCCCCCCACCTACAAAAGTTAACAATTTAATATTTGGAAGAACATGGATTGATTCTCCTGGGGAGATGGTTTTGACCAACCTCACCACAGGAGACAAAGTTGTTCTGTATTTTCAACCTTGTGGCTGGTTTGG TGCTGGACGCTATGAGGTGGATGGATATGTATATAACTCGGCTGAAGAGCCTAAGATATTAATGACGGGAAAGTGGAATGAGTCTATGAGCTACCAGCCTTGTGATTTAGAAGGTGAACCTCTTCCAAACACTGAACTCAAAGAG GTTTGGAGAGTCGCTGCGGCACCTGCAGATGACAAATTTCAGTACACACATTTTGCACATAAAGTGAACAGCTTTACAACAGCGCCGAAAAAGTTACTGCCATCAGATTCTCGCTTGCGTCCGGATAGATATGCGCTTGAGATGGGTGACCTGTCTAAAGCAGGTTCAGAGAAGAGCAT TCTTGAGGAGAAACAGAGGGCTGAAAAAAGGATAAGAGAGACAAAGGGTCAGGAATTTGTCCCCAAGTGGTTCAATATGACTGACCAAATTGCTCCCACTCCATGGGGTGAATTGGAAATTTATGAATACAACGGGAAATATTCTGAACACCGAGCTGCTGCTGATAACTCCAGCACTGTTGAAGAGGTTAACATTGCTACAACAGAATTCAATCCATGGCAGTTTGGAAATGTTGCTGAAACC